One genomic window of Tatumella citrea includes the following:
- a CDS encoding SMP-30/gluconolactonase/LRE family protein — protein MTKKLYLLQVQPEGKILELDPDNGELRTLVDGLKTHPDGIALDRSANRLYVSYMGAEISPDSLEFFQADGRLESMTTEGTDRRLLAGNGLFVTGKQLVHDAENHWLYWCDREGMRVFRAREDGSELTVLVQAGLFPAQSRDYTRQCVGVALDHQHGHIYWTQKGPSKGGKGRILRAGLTLPKGAEADNRPDIEVVMADLPEPIDLEFDAAAGVMYWTDRGDDAKGGNSLNCARLVDGRFTDHQILADGLEEGIALVSDAESGRMWLTDLGGNVWEYSLTRGGPLKHILKLGPLTGITYG, from the coding sequence ATGACCAAAAAATTGTATTTGTTGCAGGTTCAGCCGGAAGGAAAAATTCTTGAGCTGGATCCGGATAATGGTGAGCTGCGTACGCTGGTAGACGGACTAAAAACCCACCCGGACGGTATCGCTCTCGACCGGTCTGCCAACAGGTTGTATGTCAGCTATATGGGGGCTGAAATCAGCCCTGACTCGCTGGAATTTTTCCAGGCCGATGGCCGACTGGAATCGATGACAACCGAAGGTACTGACCGGAGGTTGCTGGCAGGCAACGGGCTGTTTGTCACTGGCAAACAACTGGTACATGACGCGGAAAACCACTGGCTCTACTGGTGTGACCGCGAAGGTATGCGGGTATTCCGGGCCAGAGAAGATGGCAGTGAACTTACGGTGCTGGTGCAGGCCGGTTTATTCCCAGCCCAATCCCGTGATTACACTCGTCAGTGTGTCGGAGTCGCACTCGATCATCAACATGGTCATATTTACTGGACACAGAAAGGTCCGTCGAAAGGTGGTAAAGGCCGTATTCTGCGTGCCGGACTGACATTACCGAAGGGTGCCGAAGCGGATAACCGCCCGGATATTGAAGTCGTGATGGCGGATCTCCCTGAGCCAATTGATCTGGAATTTGATGCGGCGGCCGGAGTGATGTACTGGACAGACCGTGGCGATGATGCGAAGGGTGGAAATTCGCTGAACTGCGCCCGGCTGGTGGATGGCCGGTTCACCGATCATCAGATTCTGGCAGACGGGCTGGAAGAGGGAATTGCCCTGGTCAGTGACGCAGAGAGTGGCAGAATGTGGCTGACCGATCTGGGCGGTAATGTCTGGGAATACTCGCTGACCCGTGGTGGCCCGTTAAAACATATCCTCAAACTGGGCCCACTGACGGGCATTACTTACGGCTAA
- the cbpA gene encoding curved DNA-binding protein has product MELKDYYAILGVERGADLKAIKTAYRRLARKYHPDVSSEKDAEAQFKEVAEAYEVLKDDQRREEYDTLWQHRNDPRFNSQQSAGESYSAGDAGEHADFSDFFNSMFGQQRQRQQNRQPRPERGQDIETEVAVFLEEAQHGETRTVRYSLPVYNLFGQVVQEIPKTLNVKIPAGVGDGERIRLKGQGVPGSDGGPAGDLYLVIRIAPHPLFDVVGNDLEVVLPLAPWEAVLGTKVSLPTLQDSILLTIPAGTQAGQRLRVKGKGLSGKKHQGDLYAIIRIVVPPAGDAASRELWQKLAEAQTGYDPRQGWGKK; this is encoded by the coding sequence ATGGAATTAAAGGATTATTACGCCATCCTGGGAGTAGAGCGTGGTGCAGACCTGAAGGCAATTAAAACTGCCTATCGTCGTCTGGCACGCAAATACCACCCGGATGTGAGTAGTGAAAAAGATGCTGAAGCACAGTTCAAAGAGGTTGCTGAAGCTTATGAGGTGCTGAAAGATGACCAGCGCCGCGAAGAATATGACACGCTTTGGCAACACCGCAATGACCCTCGTTTTAATTCACAGCAGTCTGCCGGAGAATCATACTCCGCCGGTGATGCTGGTGAACACGCCGATTTTTCAGACTTCTTTAATTCGATGTTTGGCCAGCAGAGGCAGAGACAACAGAACCGTCAGCCACGACCTGAGCGCGGCCAGGATATAGAGACTGAGGTCGCGGTGTTCCTTGAAGAAGCTCAACACGGGGAAACACGAACTGTCCGTTATAGTCTGCCGGTCTACAACCTGTTTGGTCAGGTTGTTCAGGAAATCCCGAAAACCCTGAATGTGAAAATCCCGGCAGGAGTCGGGGACGGTGAACGTATTCGCCTTAAAGGCCAGGGCGTTCCGGGAAGTGATGGCGGACCTGCCGGAGACCTTTATCTGGTGATTCGTATTGCTCCGCATCCGCTATTTGATGTGGTGGGAAATGATCTGGAAGTGGTTCTGCCGCTGGCCCCCTGGGAAGCAGTACTCGGCACTAAAGTATCATTACCCACTCTGCAGGACAGTATTTTACTGACCATCCCGGCAGGAACTCAGGCCGGACAGCGGTTGCGGGTAAAAGGTAAAGGATTGAGTGGCAAAAAACATCAGGGGGATTTGTACGCCATCATCAGGATTGTCGTGCCACCGGCTGGCGATGCGGCCAGTCGTGAGTTGTGGCAAAAACTGGCGGAAGCCCAAACCGGCTATGATCCGCGCCAGGGCTGGGGGAAAAAATAA
- a CDS encoding AEC family transporter has protein sequence MVITLIIAALLPIVVTLLLGFLAGWHHDFDSGQGTILNRMVMLYALPLTLFAGMMGLSRTVLLSQGTIALILMAGMIGGYLLVFVLVRYVFRQPSGLAALLALAIAGPAVPFVGVPVMGHLYGTISTLPIALCSIIMNLFQVPVTLLILSAGSPDRKDAGFMQHILHTLKEPVVWAPLLALILLLLNLHIPEQIRSALQLLGGTTGGVALFASGIILYSYHVVINRTVVLAVLAKNILLPLAILALALWLHTDRQTLHLSVVSMAIPTASVCVILAVQYNTAEQEIASILFFSTLFSIITMGGLLYYLGGN, from the coding sequence ATGGTGATTACGTTAATTATTGCAGCACTGTTACCGATCGTTGTGACGTTGCTACTGGGGTTCCTGGCCGGCTGGCACCATGATTTTGATTCCGGTCAGGGGACAATACTTAACCGGATGGTGATGCTTTATGCTCTGCCACTGACATTATTCGCCGGAATGATGGGACTTTCCCGAACCGTACTGCTCTCTCAGGGTACCATTGCGCTGATATTAATGGCAGGCATGATCGGTGGTTACCTGCTGGTATTTGTGCTGGTGCGTTATGTTTTTCGGCAACCTTCAGGCCTGGCGGCTTTGCTGGCGCTGGCAATAGCCGGTCCGGCGGTTCCTTTCGTTGGGGTGCCGGTGATGGGGCATTTGTATGGCACTATCAGCACCCTGCCCATCGCCTTATGCAGCATTATCATGAACCTGTTCCAGGTCCCGGTAACGTTACTGATCCTCTCCGCAGGTTCTCCGGACAGAAAAGATGCAGGATTTATGCAGCATATTCTGCATACGTTAAAGGAGCCGGTGGTCTGGGCTCCACTGCTGGCCTTAATCTTATTACTGCTCAATCTGCATATTCCTGAACAAATTCGCAGTGCTCTGCAACTGCTTGGGGGAACTACCGGCGGGGTTGCATTGTTTGCCTCCGGAATCATCCTCTACTCCTACCACGTCGTTATTAACCGTACGGTTGTTCTGGCAGTACTCGCAAAAAATATTCTGTTACCACTGGCAATTCTGGCTCTGGCTCTTTGGCTGCATACAGACCGTCAGACACTGCACTTATCGGTGGTCAGCATGGCGATCCCTACCGCGTCGGTATGCGTCATTCTGGCGGTGCAGTACAACACTGCAGAACAGGAGATTGCCTCAATTCTGTTTTTTAGCACCTTATTTTCCATCATCACTATGGGCGGATTGTTGTACTACCTGGGGGGTAATTAA
- the cbpM gene encoding chaperone modulator CbpM, protein MATVNIRFTVTEFCLHTGVSAAELNEIIGLGVLEPAAQQPQATEWLFDEDALAICLRAQRLRRELELDWPGIAVALSLLDEIDRLNTENRQLNQRLLRFIAEQ, encoded by the coding sequence ATGGCAACTGTGAATATCCGTTTTACGGTCACTGAGTTTTGTCTGCACACCGGGGTTTCAGCCGCCGAGCTGAACGAAATTATTGGCCTGGGAGTCCTGGAGCCTGCCGCCCAACAGCCTCAGGCTACAGAGTGGTTGTTTGATGAGGATGCCCTGGCTATCTGTCTGCGTGCGCAACGGTTACGCCGGGAACTGGAACTGGACTGGCCCGGTATTGCTGTGGCATTGTCTTTACTCGACGAAATTGATCGGCTGAACACTGAAAATCGCCAGCTTAATCAGCGGTTGTTGCGGTTTATTGCTGAGCAGTAA